A genomic stretch from Diprion similis isolate iyDipSimi1 chromosome 1, iyDipSimi1.1, whole genome shotgun sequence includes:
- the LOC124408579 gene encoding venom acid phosphatase Acph-1-like, with protein MMTALVLLLFVSLAFIDSFATELRMIQVIFRHGDRAPTTTVAKIYPLDPYANETWYPEGWGGLTNVGKRRAYELGLFLRSRYGDWLGNEYLNQTSQFRSSNVDRVIMSTQLLAAGLYPPDKLQRWNRMLDWQPIPVHLISDSKNILYKLKFTCPKYKAIRNELENTDEYLVRRAENLTDFFRFLSKNVGTKVGQQEATAIYEQLYAEMGENVELPEWTKGIFPNGKLRDVAGYDYVIQSYNESMIQLNGGRHVKHAILPSVSATLSVTRVFSGQWIREWLKNVDDYLDGSSQSENHIGFYYGGHEYNVAAILAALGVFEPHVPYYSSAVIFELSKIDDEYFVKVLYRNRGNLRKIRLPNCQSFDCPLVTFRELYSDVILDDPYAFC; from the exons ATGATGACCGCCCTAGTTTTACTGCTCTTCGTTTCACTGGCTTTCATCGATTCCTTTGCCACGGAATTGAGAATGATTCAGGTGATATTTCGGCACGGTGATCGGGCACCTACAACCACGGTCGCAAAAATTTACCCCTTGGATCCTTACGCGAACGAAACTTGGTACCCAGAAGGTTGGGGTGGCCTGACAAAC GTCGGGAAACGCCGGGCCTATGAACTTGGCCTATTTTTAAGATCAAGATACGGCGACTGGCTAGGGAATGAATACTTGAATCAAACGAGCCAATTTCGAAGCAGCAATGTCGACAGAGTCATCATGTCCACTCAGCTTTTGGCTGCCGGACTTTATCCACCGGACAAACTTCAAAG GTGGAATCGGATGCTGGACTGGCAGCCGATACCGGTGCACCTTATTTCAGACTCGAAAAACATTCTCTACAAGCTCAAATTCACGTGTCCTAAGTACAAAGCGATACGAAACGAGCTCGAAAACACGGACGAATATTTGGTACGACGGGCCGAAAATTTGaccgatttttttcgattcttgAGCAAAAACGTCGGCACGAAGGTCGGGCAGCAGGAAGCCACCGCAATTTACGAACAACTTTACGCAGAG ATGGGCGAAAACGTCGAGTTGCCCGAATGGACGAAGGGAATATTTCCAAACGGCAAACTCAGGGATGTTGCCGGTTACGATTACGTCATTCAGTCTTACAACGAGTCGATGATCCAGTTGAACGGAGGTAGACACGTCAAACATGCAATTCTTCCTAGTGTTTCCGCTACTTTGAGCGTAACTCGCGTATTTTCAGGCCAGTGGATTCGCGAATGGTTGAAGAACGTGGATGACTATTTGGACGGGTCGTCGCAGAGCGAAAATCACATTGGATTTTATTATGGCGGTCACGAATACAACGTAGCCGCAATTCTGGCTGCTCTGGGAGTCTTCGAACCTCACGTTCCGTATTACAGCAGCGCCGTGATATTCGAGCTTTCCAAAATCGACGATGAATATTTCGTCAAG GTCCTCTACAGAAACAGGGGTAATCTTAGGAAAATCCGTCTTCCGAATTGCCAGAGTTTCGATTGCCCTTTGGTTACGTTTCGCGAATtatattccgacgtgattctCGATGATCCGTATGCCTTTTGTTAA
- the LOC124408643 gene encoding venom acid phosphatase Acph-1-like — protein MLMSSLPIVIWLTLLASTQSYAEELKLLQVVFRHGDRTPVYAMRNIYPLDPYLNETWYPNGWDSLSKNGKTRAHELGLFLRERYGSFLGDVYLKDKFVFHSSNAHRTILTTQLVAAGLFPPTEVERWHPTLDWQPIPVYSDPVTSDFLFTYSMDCPLFVRLRRELEETDEQLVRRAKVLTGTFDFISRNVGAQVAQKEIALIYHNLYSESQENKVLPQWTNGIFPEGKMKDIAAYEYVIQNYNKSLVQLGTGRIIGEWMKNIDNFLNSTESGNPKAFFYGAHEGNIGGLLATLGVFESHIPFYCSAIIVEFSKVNNEYYVKFLYRNNGVLRELLVPGCISVNCSLKTFRGLVADFISTGDPVAQCRGTTVL, from the exons ATGTTGATGTCATCACTGCCGATTGTGATCTGGCTGACACTCCTGGCCTCCACCCAGTCTTATGCCGAGGAATTGAAATTGCTCCAGGTGGTTTTCCGACATGGCGATCGAACGCCAGTTTATGCCATGCGGAACATATACCCGCTGGATCCGTACCTCAACGAGACTTGGTATCCAAACGGTTGGGACAGCCTAAGCAAG AATGGAAAAACACGGGCTCACGAACTTGGTTTATTTTTACGCGAGAGGTACGGGAGCTTTCTTGGTGACGTTTACTTGAAGGATAAATTTGTGTTTCATAGCAGCAATGCGCACAGGACAATCCTAACGACCCAGCTCGTAGCTGCCGGACTTTTCCCCCCGACAGAAGTTGAGAG GTGGCATCCGACTCTTGACTGGCAACCGATACCCGTTTATTCGGACCCCGTAACGTCAGACTTTCTCTTCACGTACTCCATGGATTGCCCCCTGTTCGTGAGACTGCGACGCGAGCTGGAAGAAACTGACGAACAATTGGTCCGTCGTGCCAAGGTGTTGACTGGAACTTTTGACTTCATAAGTCGTAACGTTGGAGCCCAAGTTGCACAGAAAGAAATCGCGCTCATTTACCATAACTTGTACTCAGAG TCCCAGGAAAACAAGGTATTACCCCAATGGACTAACGGAATATTTCCCGAAGGAAAAATGAAGGACATTGCGGCGTATGAGTACGTCATCCAAAACTATAACAAATCGCTCGTTCAACTGGGAACAG GTCGTATCATCGGAGAGTGGATGAAGaatattgacaattttttgaacAGTACTGAGAGTGGTAATCCGAAGGCGTTTTTCTACGGAGCACATGAGGGTAACATTGGGGGTCTTCTTGCTACACTCGGAGTATTCGAATCGCACATTCCATTCTACTGTAGCGCAATTATCGTCGAGTTTTCCAAAGTCAACAATGAATATTACGTCAAG TTCTTGTACAGAAACAACGGCGTTCTTCGGGAGTTGTTGGTTCCAGGATGCATCAGTGTTAATTGCTCGCTGAAAACATTCCGTGGATTGGTTGCTGATTTCATTAGTACTGGAGATCCTGTCGCCCAATGCAGAGGAACTACGGTTCTTTGA